One Methanosarcinales archaeon genomic window, TCGAAAGCTCCGCAAGTTAGGTTTCAAAGGGCCATATTCTGGTACCCGTCACCAATTTATAGTATTTGAAAAACATCGTCTTGCAATCCCTTCAAATGCTGAATATTCCATGCAACAACTCCGGATGATGATTCGAGAAGTTGAAGAAATACTGAATCGAAAAATTAATTTGAATGAGTGGGACAAACTGTAATGATTATATTATCCGACCTCTATTTCTTGGATGCCTCGGACAGGGCTGGTACAATTGGTTAAAAATAATCCAATGAATCATAATATAATCGGTAATTTGATAAATCACTATGTCCTTTATACCGATAAAATTGTTGTGAGTTGACATTTGTGAAACATGAACTAATGGAAATATTATGCTGTCCGATGTGTAAAGGTGATCTGGTCCTTACAATAGATGAAGAAGATGATAAAGAGATCATTAAAGGTTCTCTGTTCTGCAGTAAGTGCAATGAACATTATCCCATCGAAGATGGCATTCCAAATATGCTTCCACCAGATTTGAGAGATTAAATTTCGAGGGATCTGTGCTACAAATCCATATAAACCGGAGAAAAGCAAACTCAATTGAGTTTGAAAAACCAGAGATTAAAGTGCCAATGCGACCTGGTGGAGAATGCAGTTTCGAAATTGCTTTAATAAATTATGGCACTCCCACCCGCGTGCATTTATCAACTACTGATAGTATAAGGAATTATGTAACATTCCTGCAGGATAACCCATATGTAACAAACCAGGAATGGATACCAGTAGTAGTCAAGCTTCCTTCCGACATTTCCATTGGAGAAGGAAAAATAAAGGTTATTACCGGTTATGGATCACATACTGAAACAATTAATGTTCACATAGGTGGACAAAAGGTTGAATCAAAACCAAAACCCTCTGTTGATGTGGATACAAGACTTGGAGACCCCAAATATAAAGTGGAAAATACGAAAACAAGGAATAGAAAATTAGATGTATCTGCCGGTGAAAAGAAAATACCAAAACCCGTCAAACATGAAAAACTGATAATACCGTTTTTAATGATCTTGCTTGTTACATGGATCTTATTGATCACTTTTGTTATTAAAATATTTGATCCTATGTTGGGTGCACTATCAGTGTCGATTATTTTAATATTTCTCATTTTTTATAGTGCAATAAGTGTAATGTCATCAAATATTACAAAAAAAGAGGAATAATATATCATGAAATATGTCATAGTAACTGGCGGTGTAATGAGCGGGCTTGGGAAAGGAATTACAGCAGCCTCGATGGGACGGATTCTTAAAAATAAAGCATATGATGTCACTGCCATAAAGATCGACCCTTATATCAACCTCGATGCAGGTACCATGAATCCATTCCAGCATGGAGAAGTATATGTGTTAAAAGATGGGGGGGAAGTAGATCTTGATCTTGGTAACTATGAGCGATTCTTAGATATTGAGCTAACAAGCGAACACAACCTAACGACCGGAAAGATATACCAGACAGTAATTAACAAGGAACGTAGAGGCGATTACCTGGGTAAGACAGTACAGATCATCCCCCATGTTACCAATGAGATCAAGGAGAGGATAAGGAAGGTCGCAAAGAACAGCGGTGCTGAGATATGCCTGGTAGAAGTCGGCGGCACTGTAGGCGATATCGAAAGCATGCCGTTTTTAGAAGCTGTCAGGCAATTGCACAACGAAGAAGATGAAGAAGATGTGGTATTAATACATGTGACCCTGGTACCCATGGATGCCCAGGGAGAGCAGAAGACCAAACCCACCCAGCATTCTGTTAAAGAATTGAGGCAGTTAGGCCTGCATCCGGACATGATAGTCACAAGATGTAAAAAACCAGTATTAGGGGACACGAAGGAAAAGATAGCATTATTTTGTGATGTCCAGGCAAAGGAAGTAATAAGCGCCCATGATGCTGAGGATATTTATATGGTCCCCCTGCAGATGGAACAGGAGGGAGCTGCTGACTATCTTCTATCCAAACTAGGACTGAAGCCCAAGCAAAATCTAAGGGAGTGGGACAAGATGGTTGAGAAGATGCGATCGTCCACTGGGATCGTACAGGTGGCTGTTGTGGGAAAATATACTGACCTTGAAGATTCATATCTGAGTATCAGGGAAAGCTTAAAGCATGCCGGCATAGAGGCGGGATGTAATGTGAAAGCCTCCTGGATCGATGCCGAAGAACTGGAGAACGATCCTAAAGCTATTGATAACTTATCTAAATTTGACGGGATACTGGTTCCCGGTGGTTTTGGAGTTAGAGGGACCGAAGGCAAGATTACTGCTATTACTTATGCAAGGGAAAATAACGTGCCATATCTGGGCCTTTGCCTGGGTATGCAAATGGCAGTGATTGAATTTGCCAGAAATATGGTCGGATATAAGGATGCAAACAGTTCTGAACTATCAGCCACTGAACATCCAGTGATCGATCTGCTCCCTGAACAGGAAGGTGTGGTTGAAATGGGTGCGACTATGAGGTTGGGAGATTATTATGCAGACCTTATTCCGGGAAGCCTGGCCGAGAAGCTCTACGGCACAAACCATATTGTTGAGCGCCATCGTCACAGATATGAGGTAAATCCTCAATTTATCGAGGCAATAGAAGCAAAAGGAATGAAATTTACAGGCAAAAACAAGAACCGTATGGAGATCGCTGAGATACCTGGTCATAAATTCTTTTTTGCTACCCAGTTCCATCCAGAGTTCAAGAGTAGGCCCAACAGACCATCGCCTCCATTTTTAGGATTTGTCCAGGCTATGCTGGATAAAAATAATTAAAAGAAATACAATGAAGGCAATATGCAGACAAATATTAATAAATCCACACTAAAAGGATCAATTTTTGCACCTCCTTCTAAGAGTTATACCCACAGGGCCATTGTCATGTCTGCACTTACTGACCAGGCGGTGGTACATCGTCCCCTCATTTCTGCTGATACTATGGCTTCAATATATGCATGCAGGTCCTTAGGTGCAACTATTATTGAAGAAAATGATAAACTTATTATCAGTGGTATAAAAGGCAGGCCAACAATACCGGACAATATAATTGATGTGGCAAACAGCGGCACTACACTGCGATTGATCATGGCGGTCAGTGCATTATGTGATGGAGAAACTGTATTAACCGGAGATGATTCTATACAAACCCGGCCAAACACACCTTTGATAGAAGCATTGAACCAGTTAGGAGCAAAAGTAATTTCAACAAAAGATGACGGTACAGCTCCTATAGTGGTCAAAGGACCCATGTCAGGTGGGGAAGCCGTGGTGGACGGCAATATTAGCAGCCAGTTCTTTTCTGCTCTGCTCATTGCCTGCCCTTTATGTCCTGAAGAGAGTTTGATCAAAGTAAAAGGAACTTTGAAATCCAGACCTTATGTTGAGATCACATTAGATATGCTAAAAATGGCAGGCATCTCCATAATATTGAATGAAGACCATAGCGGTTATCTAACATTTACCATTCCTCCTGGCCAGTCATATTCATTTAGCGAATATACAGTACCAGGCGATTTTTCCTCAGCATCCTACCTATTAGCAGCCGGTGCTTTGGTAGGTGAAGAAATTACAGTTCGGGGATTATTCCCCAGTCATCAGGGAGATGCAGCCATTATACCTATCCTGCAAGATATGGGAGCTGATCTTCAATGGGACAAAAATCACGGTATAGTAAATGTTAGAAAGAGCCAGTTAAGAGGTGTAACAGTGGATGTAAGTATGACACCTGACCTGGTCCCAACATTAGCAGTATTGGGAGCAGCAGCCCAGGGACAAATGGTTATTGAGAATGCTGGACATGTCAGGTTTAAGGAAACGGACCGACTGCATGCCATGACAGTTGAGCTTTCTAAAATGGGTGTCAATATAAAGGAAGAACCTGACCGGCTAATTATTAAGGGCCAGGAGATGCACGGTTCAAATGTCAGCGGGTGGCATGACCACCGTATTGTAATGGCCTTGACAGTGGCAGGATTTGTTGTTGGGGGTACAACAATTGATACAGCTGAATCAGTGAATATTTCCTTCCCCGGTTTTTTCGAAAATATGAAAAAGCTTGGTGGTAAGATTATTATCGATTAAAATAATTGTTTATACATAATGTAGTGTTTTCACTTCAATCCAGGTTTTTGAACATCAATTTGAGGCGCCGCAAATTGAAAACATATCGGTTTAACGGTTTTTAACATTGTTGCCTCTTATCTGGCATCCATAGTAATAGTAATCTACCTTTTTATTATCCGTGTTTCAAGGCCTCTCTTTAGAGCATGAAAGACCCGAAAAGGTTAAAAAGGATGTAATTATTGATAAGAATAATCTCAGGATAGTCCATTATTGCTTTGTTAATAAGTAGATTTCTGGATTTTTAGTATTATGGTGATAAATTTGATTGAAACTGTGAGTCTTTTAAAATTAATAAATTTTATAGTCTTACCTGCAGGTCATCAAAGAAATAATTCTCAAAATCTTATTCCTAGATTATCAAAGTAAACGACTAGCTAAACTTGATTAAGGCAATCAAGATTTGATAACAAATTGTTGTCAAGGTATCGTGCATTATGAGGTGCATGAAATGCCAGCGATCGGTAGCTGGAAAAGGAGGATTAATGGTTAATGTTAGAAGATATGCAGAAAAGAAAATCAGACTTAAAAGTAAAATCTGAAGAATATAAGGAAATGCGCAATGAGCTCAATACTGAAGCTAGTACACTGGCATCAAAAAGAAATGAGCTGAATAAGGGCACAAAAGAACTCATTGATGAAGCTCAAGAACTTAAAAACCTAAGAGATTCAAATAATGCATCTGTCAGGGAGAATAAAGTCTTCCGCGACGAGTTTAATGAAAAAGCGAATAAGATTTTTGCCCAGATCGATACCATCAGGAAGGATTTAAATCTCAGTGATGGCCCATCTCTCAAAGCCCTAAGCCGTGAAATAGAGCATCTCGAATTCAGACAGCAGACTGAAGTGTTGGATTCCAATAAGGAAAGGGAACTGGTAGAAACTATATCCCACCTCACCGAAGAGTTTAAAGTCAAGAAACAACAGCTCGAAGGGAATCTGGAAATTAAAACCTTTTTTGAAGATGCCCAGAAATTAAGGGATGAAGCATCTGTATATCACGATAAAGTAAAAGAATTTGCTGATGCGGCACAGGAATATCATGAAAAGATGATCAAGACGTTCAAAGAAGCAGACAAGATACGTGTCGAATCTGACAAAGTTCATAGGGATTTTGTAAAAGTTCAAGAATCTGCTGATGAACAACACAGGCTTTTCATAAAGACCCAAAAAGAGATCCGTGATTTTGATAAGATTATCATCGGTCTTAAGAGGAAGAGCAAAACAGGGAAGGAAACTATTGCCAAAGCTGCTGTCAAAAAGGAAGCAGAAGATATATATTCACAATTCAAACTTGGCGAGAAGATCAGTACCGAAGATTTATTCATACTTCAGAGATCAGGGATGCATTAAGCATCCCCCTTCATATTTCGATCAAATTCGTTATTAACAAGTACAATGCAATGATCAGCATGCAGGCTGACAGGTCCTATATTAATTATATTTGATCCTGCATCTTTAATGATAGATTCTTCTTCTGGTGTCATACCCATATGATCACCTAATACGAATACAACATCATCGAGCAATGGTTTTTCATCACTTTTCCTGATATCAATACCATCCTCAGATAAGTAGAGCAATATTTTAT contains:
- a CDS encoding coiled-coil protein, producing the protein MLEDMQKRKSDLKVKSEEYKEMRNELNTEASTLASKRNELNKGTKELIDEAQELKNLRDSNNASVRENKVFRDEFNEKANKIFAQIDTIRKDLNLSDGPSLKALSREIEHLEFRQQTEVLDSNKERELVETISHLTEEFKVKKQQLEGNLEIKTFFEDAQKLRDEASVYHDKVKEFADAAQEYHEKMIKTFKEADKIRVESDKVHRDFVKVQESADEQHRLFIKTQKEIRDFDKIIIGLKRKSKTGKETIAKAAVKKEAEDIYSQFKLGEKISTEDLFILQRSGMH
- the pyrG gene encoding CTP synthase (glutamine hydrolyzing), with the translated sequence MKYVIVTGGVMSGLGKGITAASMGRILKNKAYDVTAIKIDPYINLDAGTMNPFQHGEVYVLKDGGEVDLDLGNYERFLDIELTSEHNLTTGKIYQTVINKERRGDYLGKTVQIIPHVTNEIKERIRKVAKNSGAEICLVEVGGTVGDIESMPFLEAVRQLHNEEDEEDVVLIHVTLVPMDAQGEQKTKPTQHSVKELRQLGLHPDMIVTRCKKPVLGDTKEKIALFCDVQAKEVISAHDAEDIYMVPLQMEQEGAADYLLSKLGLKPKQNLREWDKMVEKMRSSTGIVQVAVVGKYTDLEDSYLSIRESLKHAGIEAGCNVKASWIDAEELENDPKAIDNLSKFDGILVPGGFGVRGTEGKITAITYARENNVPYLGLCLGMQMAVIEFARNMVGYKDANSSELSATEHPVIDLLPEQEGVVEMGATMRLGDYYADLIPGSLAEKLYGTNHIVERHRHRYEVNPQFIEAIEAKGMKFTGKNKNRMEIAEIPGHKFFFATQFHPEFKSRPNRPSPPFLGFVQAMLDKNN
- a CDS encoding methytransferase partner Trm112 yields the protein MKHELMEILCCPMCKGDLVLTIDEEDDKEIIKGSLFCSKCNEHYPIEDGIPNMLPPDLRD
- the aroA gene encoding 3-phosphoshikimate 1-carboxyvinyltransferase, whose translation is MQTNINKSTLKGSIFAPPSKSYTHRAIVMSALTDQAVVHRPLISADTMASIYACRSLGATIIEENDKLIISGIKGRPTIPDNIIDVANSGTTLRLIMAVSALCDGETVLTGDDSIQTRPNTPLIEALNQLGAKVISTKDDGTAPIVVKGPMSGGEAVVDGNISSQFFSALLIACPLCPEESLIKVKGTLKSRPYVEITLDMLKMAGISIILNEDHSGYLTFTIPPGQSYSFSEYTVPGDFSSASYLLAAGALVGEEITVRGLFPSHQGDAAIIPILQDMGADLQWDKNHGIVNVRKSQLRGVTVDVSMTPDLVPTLAVLGAAAQGQMVIENAGHVRFKETDRLHAMTVELSKMGVNIKEEPDRLIIKGQEMHGSNVSGWHDHRIVMALTVAGFVVGGTTIDTAESVNISFPGFFENMKKLGGKIIID